The Canis lupus familiaris isolate Mischka breed German Shepherd chromosome X, alternate assembly UU_Cfam_GSD_1.0, whole genome shotgun sequence genome has a segment encoding these proteins:
- the ZMAT1 gene encoding zinc finger matrin-type protein 1 isoform X2, producing MAQQHYVGKKHKRNEARKKFVDKIREKPLPANSDANAFSMRTYICHICNITFTSLEMFRSHMQGSEHQIKESIVINLVKNSKKTQDSYQDEYADYIKVQKARGPESKTCFRKMEEGSLETRGYREVLDSRSRHRMFKQRLPCETFRTYPGSYNISQTAENQLPHCLPAHSKKTYDSFQDELEDYIKVQKARGLDPKICFRKVRENSMETRGYRESDSGHRQRMFEHRFSLETSQTYQQPYNISPVESQLHHWLPAHSKRTYDSFQDELEDYIKVQKARGLEPKTCFRKISDSSMETHKYKEMVDSRPKHRMLEQKLPFETSQTYTGSYSISQAVENQLPHCLPAHDSKQRLDSMTSCQPIRDYFPEKPVPLSLSQQENNSGPYGVESEVYKHLSSENSTSDHQASHKRRHQKRRRHLEKGEEKPEKEQSKHKRKKSYGDTDLEKDESIRQRKREGDKVSVSSGKLKHRKKKKSHGVPTEKEERKHKKEKKKSVEEKTEEEMLWDESILGF from the exons CATTTAGTATGAGAACCTACATTTGCCATATTTGTAATATCACCTTTACATCTTTAGAAATGTTCCGGTCCCATATGCAAGGAAGTGAACACCAAATTAA AGAATCCATTGTTATCAATCTAGTGAAGAATTCAAAGAAGACACAAGACTCTTACCAAGATGAATATGCAGATTATATCAAAGTGCAGAAAGCCAGAGGACCAGAGTCCAAGACTTGTTTCAGAAAGATGGAAGAGGGTTCTTTGGAAACCCGTGGGTACAGGGAAGTACTTGATTCCAGATCCAGACATAGAATGTTTAAACAAAGACTCCCATGTGAGACTTTCCGAACATACCCAGGATCATACAATATTTCACAAACAGCAGAAAACCAGTTACCTCATTGCTTACCAGCTCATTCAAAGAAGACCTATGACTCTTTCCAAGATGAATTGGAAGATTATATCAAAGTGCAGAAAGCCAGAGGACTAGATCCAAAGATTTGTTTCAGAAAGGTAAGAGAGAATTCTATGGAAACCCGTGGGTACAGAGAAAGTGATTCTGGACACAGACAAAGAATGTTTGAGCATAGATTTTCACTTGAGACTTCCCAGACCTACCAACAACCATATAATATTTCACCAGTGGAAAGCCAGCTACATCACTGGTTACCAGCTCATTCAAAGAGGACTTATGATTCTTTCCAAGATGAACTTGAAGATTACATCAAAGTGCAGAAAGCCAGAGGACTAGAGCCAAAGACTTGTTTTAGAAAGATTAGTGATAGCTCTATGGAAACCCATAAGTACAAAGAAATGGTTGATTCCAGACCCAAACATAGAATGCTTGAGCAAAAACTCCCATTTGAGACTTCCCAGACCTATAcaggatcatacagtatttcacAAGCAGTGGAAAACCAGTTACCTCATTGCTTACCAGCTCATGACAGCAAACAGAGACTAGACTCTATGACCTCTTGTCAACCCATCAGAGACTATTTCCCAGAAAAACCAGTACCCCTGAGCCTTAGTCAACAAGAAAATAACTCTGGCCCATACGGTGTAGAATCTGAAGTTTACAAACACCTTTCCTCAGAAAACAGTACCAGTGACCATCAAGCAAGTCATAAACGGAGACATCAAAAGAGAAGAAGGCACCTGGAGAAAGGTgaagaaaagccagagaaagagcAGTCCaagcataaaaggaaaaagagttaTGGAGATACTGATCTAGAGAAGGATGAGAGCATCcgacaaaggaaaagagagggagataaagTCAGTGTCAGCTCAGGAAAGCTTAAACatcgaaaaaagaaaaaaagccatggTGTGCCCACTGAGAAAGAAGAACGTAaacacaagaaagagaaaaagaaatctgttgaaGAAAAGACCGAAGAGGAAATGCTTTGGGATGAATCTATTCTTGGATTTtga
- the ZMAT1 gene encoding zinc finger matrin-type protein 1 isoform X6, protein MRTYICHICNITFTSLEMFRSHMQGSEHQIKESIVINLVKNSKKTQDSYQDEYADYIKVQKARGPESKTCFRKMEEGSLETRGYREVLDSRSRHRMFKQRLPCETFRTYPGSYNISQTAENQLPHCLPAHSKKTYDSFQDELEDYIKVQKARGLDPKICFRKVRENSMETRGYRESDSGHRQRMFEHRFSLETSQTYQQPYNISPVESQLHHWLPAHSKRTYDSFQDELEDYIKVQKARGLEPKTCFRKISDSSMETHKYKEMVDSRPKHRMLEQKLPFETSQTYTGSYSISQAVENQLPHCLPAHDSKQRLDSMTSCQPIRDYFPEKPVPLSLSQQENNSGPYGVESEVYKHLSSENSTSDHQASHKRRHQKRRRHLEKGEEKPEKEQSKHKRKKSYGDTDLEKDESIRQRKREGDKVSVSSGKLKHRKKKKSHGVPTEKEERKHKKEKKKSVEEKTEEEMLWDESILGF, encoded by the exons ATGAGAACCTACATTTGCCATATTTGTAATATCACCTTTACATCTTTAGAAATGTTCCGGTCCCATATGCAAGGAAGTGAACACCAAATTAA AGAATCCATTGTTATCAATCTAGTGAAGAATTCAAAGAAGACACAAGACTCTTACCAAGATGAATATGCAGATTATATCAAAGTGCAGAAAGCCAGAGGACCAGAGTCCAAGACTTGTTTCAGAAAGATGGAAGAGGGTTCTTTGGAAACCCGTGGGTACAGGGAAGTACTTGATTCCAGATCCAGACATAGAATGTTTAAACAAAGACTCCCATGTGAGACTTTCCGAACATACCCAGGATCATACAATATTTCACAAACAGCAGAAAACCAGTTACCTCATTGCTTACCAGCTCATTCAAAGAAGACCTATGACTCTTTCCAAGATGAATTGGAAGATTATATCAAAGTGCAGAAAGCCAGAGGACTAGATCCAAAGATTTGTTTCAGAAAGGTAAGAGAGAATTCTATGGAAACCCGTGGGTACAGAGAAAGTGATTCTGGACACAGACAAAGAATGTTTGAGCATAGATTTTCACTTGAGACTTCCCAGACCTACCAACAACCATATAATATTTCACCAGTGGAAAGCCAGCTACATCACTGGTTACCAGCTCATTCAAAGAGGACTTATGATTCTTTCCAAGATGAACTTGAAGATTACATCAAAGTGCAGAAAGCCAGAGGACTAGAGCCAAAGACTTGTTTTAGAAAGATTAGTGATAGCTCTATGGAAACCCATAAGTACAAAGAAATGGTTGATTCCAGACCCAAACATAGAATGCTTGAGCAAAAACTCCCATTTGAGACTTCCCAGACCTATAcaggatcatacagtatttcacAAGCAGTGGAAAACCAGTTACCTCATTGCTTACCAGCTCATGACAGCAAACAGAGACTAGACTCTATGACCTCTTGTCAACCCATCAGAGACTATTTCCCAGAAAAACCAGTACCCCTGAGCCTTAGTCAACAAGAAAATAACTCTGGCCCATACGGTGTAGAATCTGAAGTTTACAAACACCTTTCCTCAGAAAACAGTACCAGTGACCATCAAGCAAGTCATAAACGGAGACATCAAAAGAGAAGAAGGCACCTGGAGAAAGGTgaagaaaagccagagaaagagcAGTCCaagcataaaaggaaaaagagttaTGGAGATACTGATCTAGAGAAGGATGAGAGCATCcgacaaaggaaaagagagggagataaagTCAGTGTCAGCTCAGGAAAGCTTAAACatcgaaaaaagaaaaaaagccatggTGTGCCCACTGAGAAAGAAGAACGTAaacacaagaaagagaaaaagaaatctgttgaaGAAAAGACCGAAGAGGAAATGCTTTGGGATGAATCTATTCTTGGATTTtga
- the ZMAT1 gene encoding zinc finger matrin-type protein 1 isoform X5: MDYILFCNIHLRTLYAFSMRTYICHICNITFTSLEMFRSHMQGSEHQIKESIVINLVKNSKKTQDSYQDEYADYIKVQKARGPESKTCFRKMEEGSLETRGYREVLDSRSRHRMFKQRLPCETFRTYPGSYNISQTAENQLPHCLPAHSKKTYDSFQDELEDYIKVQKARGLDPKICFRKVRENSMETRGYRESDSGHRQRMFEHRFSLETSQTYQQPYNISPVESQLHHWLPAHSKRTYDSFQDELEDYIKVQKARGLEPKTCFRKISDSSMETHKYKEMVDSRPKHRMLEQKLPFETSQTYTGSYSISQAVENQLPHCLPAHDSKQRLDSMTSCQPIRDYFPEKPVPLSLSQQENNSGPYGVESEVYKHLSSENSTSDHQASHKRRHQKRRRHLEKGEEKPEKEQSKHKRKKSYGDTDLEKDESIRQRKREGDKVSVSSGKLKHRKKKKSHGVPTEKEERKHKKEKKKSVEEKTEEEMLWDESILGF; encoded by the exons AtggattatattttattctgCAATATCCATCTCAGGACTTTATATG CATTTAGTATGAGAACCTACATTTGCCATATTTGTAATATCACCTTTACATCTTTAGAAATGTTCCGGTCCCATATGCAAGGAAGTGAACACCAAATTAA AGAATCCATTGTTATCAATCTAGTGAAGAATTCAAAGAAGACACAAGACTCTTACCAAGATGAATATGCAGATTATATCAAAGTGCAGAAAGCCAGAGGACCAGAGTCCAAGACTTGTTTCAGAAAGATGGAAGAGGGTTCTTTGGAAACCCGTGGGTACAGGGAAGTACTTGATTCCAGATCCAGACATAGAATGTTTAAACAAAGACTCCCATGTGAGACTTTCCGAACATACCCAGGATCATACAATATTTCACAAACAGCAGAAAACCAGTTACCTCATTGCTTACCAGCTCATTCAAAGAAGACCTATGACTCTTTCCAAGATGAATTGGAAGATTATATCAAAGTGCAGAAAGCCAGAGGACTAGATCCAAAGATTTGTTTCAGAAAGGTAAGAGAGAATTCTATGGAAACCCGTGGGTACAGAGAAAGTGATTCTGGACACAGACAAAGAATGTTTGAGCATAGATTTTCACTTGAGACTTCCCAGACCTACCAACAACCATATAATATTTCACCAGTGGAAAGCCAGCTACATCACTGGTTACCAGCTCATTCAAAGAGGACTTATGATTCTTTCCAAGATGAACTTGAAGATTACATCAAAGTGCAGAAAGCCAGAGGACTAGAGCCAAAGACTTGTTTTAGAAAGATTAGTGATAGCTCTATGGAAACCCATAAGTACAAAGAAATGGTTGATTCCAGACCCAAACATAGAATGCTTGAGCAAAAACTCCCATTTGAGACTTCCCAGACCTATAcaggatcatacagtatttcacAAGCAGTGGAAAACCAGTTACCTCATTGCTTACCAGCTCATGACAGCAAACAGAGACTAGACTCTATGACCTCTTGTCAACCCATCAGAGACTATTTCCCAGAAAAACCAGTACCCCTGAGCCTTAGTCAACAAGAAAATAACTCTGGCCCATACGGTGTAGAATCTGAAGTTTACAAACACCTTTCCTCAGAAAACAGTACCAGTGACCATCAAGCAAGTCATAAACGGAGACATCAAAAGAGAAGAAGGCACCTGGAGAAAGGTgaagaaaagccagagaaagagcAGTCCaagcataaaaggaaaaagagttaTGGAGATACTGATCTAGAGAAGGATGAGAGCATCcgacaaaggaaaagagagggagataaagTCAGTGTCAGCTCAGGAAAGCTTAAACatcgaaaaaagaaaaaaagccatggTGTGCCCACTGAGAAAGAAGAACGTAaacacaagaaagagaaaaagaaatctgttgaaGAAAAGACCGAAGAGGAAATGCTTTGGGATGAATCTATTCTTGGATTTtga
- the ZMAT1 gene encoding zinc finger matrin-type protein 1 isoform X4: MLLFLKCLFACHNFKTAFSMRTYICHICNITFTSLEMFRSHMQGSEHQIKESIVINLVKNSKKTQDSYQDEYADYIKVQKARGPESKTCFRKMEEGSLETRGYREVLDSRSRHRMFKQRLPCETFRTYPGSYNISQTAENQLPHCLPAHSKKTYDSFQDELEDYIKVQKARGLDPKICFRKVRENSMETRGYRESDSGHRQRMFEHRFSLETSQTYQQPYNISPVESQLHHWLPAHSKRTYDSFQDELEDYIKVQKARGLEPKTCFRKISDSSMETHKYKEMVDSRPKHRMLEQKLPFETSQTYTGSYSISQAVENQLPHCLPAHDSKQRLDSMTSCQPIRDYFPEKPVPLSLSQQENNSGPYGVESEVYKHLSSENSTSDHQASHKRRHQKRRRHLEKGEEKPEKEQSKHKRKKSYGDTDLEKDESIRQRKREGDKVSVSSGKLKHRKKKKSHGVPTEKEERKHKKEKKKSVEEKTEEEMLWDESILGF, from the exons atgttactttttttgaaatgtttgttCGCCTGTCATAACTTTAAAACAG CATTTAGTATGAGAACCTACATTTGCCATATTTGTAATATCACCTTTACATCTTTAGAAATGTTCCGGTCCCATATGCAAGGAAGTGAACACCAAATTAA AGAATCCATTGTTATCAATCTAGTGAAGAATTCAAAGAAGACACAAGACTCTTACCAAGATGAATATGCAGATTATATCAAAGTGCAGAAAGCCAGAGGACCAGAGTCCAAGACTTGTTTCAGAAAGATGGAAGAGGGTTCTTTGGAAACCCGTGGGTACAGGGAAGTACTTGATTCCAGATCCAGACATAGAATGTTTAAACAAAGACTCCCATGTGAGACTTTCCGAACATACCCAGGATCATACAATATTTCACAAACAGCAGAAAACCAGTTACCTCATTGCTTACCAGCTCATTCAAAGAAGACCTATGACTCTTTCCAAGATGAATTGGAAGATTATATCAAAGTGCAGAAAGCCAGAGGACTAGATCCAAAGATTTGTTTCAGAAAGGTAAGAGAGAATTCTATGGAAACCCGTGGGTACAGAGAAAGTGATTCTGGACACAGACAAAGAATGTTTGAGCATAGATTTTCACTTGAGACTTCCCAGACCTACCAACAACCATATAATATTTCACCAGTGGAAAGCCAGCTACATCACTGGTTACCAGCTCATTCAAAGAGGACTTATGATTCTTTCCAAGATGAACTTGAAGATTACATCAAAGTGCAGAAAGCCAGAGGACTAGAGCCAAAGACTTGTTTTAGAAAGATTAGTGATAGCTCTATGGAAACCCATAAGTACAAAGAAATGGTTGATTCCAGACCCAAACATAGAATGCTTGAGCAAAAACTCCCATTTGAGACTTCCCAGACCTATAcaggatcatacagtatttcacAAGCAGTGGAAAACCAGTTACCTCATTGCTTACCAGCTCATGACAGCAAACAGAGACTAGACTCTATGACCTCTTGTCAACCCATCAGAGACTATTTCCCAGAAAAACCAGTACCCCTGAGCCTTAGTCAACAAGAAAATAACTCTGGCCCATACGGTGTAGAATCTGAAGTTTACAAACACCTTTCCTCAGAAAACAGTACCAGTGACCATCAAGCAAGTCATAAACGGAGACATCAAAAGAGAAGAAGGCACCTGGAGAAAGGTgaagaaaagccagagaaagagcAGTCCaagcataaaaggaaaaagagttaTGGAGATACTGATCTAGAGAAGGATGAGAGCATCcgacaaaggaaaagagagggagataaagTCAGTGTCAGCTCAGGAAAGCTTAAACatcgaaaaaagaaaaaaagccatggTGTGCCCACTGAGAAAGAAGAACGTAaacacaagaaagagaaaaagaaatctgttgaaGAAAAGACCGAAGAGGAAATGCTTTGGGATGAATCTATTCTTGGATTTtga